A single Alcanivorax borkumensis SK2 DNA region contains:
- a CDS encoding crotonase/enoyl-CoA hydratase family protein: MSLIRDRVKLEKKDGIAYVTLSRADKYNGLDFPMMEGLVETARLIRKDRQLRAVILQGEGKAFCAGLDFGTVMKQPVKLLRSFTKYGIKKTNLFQDVCWCWRELPIPVIAVLHGYCYGGGMQIALAADFRITTADCEMSIMEIKWGMIPDMTGTVTLRELVPMDVAKELTMTGRLFSGDEAKTMNLVTRVAADPLEEAEKLAQAIIGRSPDAISASKALFQQSWNVPEAQAFDVESKLQFKLLRSKNQRRAMQANMKKETPQFGPRERDY, encoded by the coding sequence ATGAGCCTGATCCGCGACCGGGTAAAACTGGAAAAGAAAGACGGCATTGCCTACGTCACCCTGAGCCGAGCCGACAAGTATAACGGCTTGGATTTTCCGATGATGGAAGGGCTGGTAGAAACCGCTCGACTGATTCGTAAAGATCGTCAATTGCGCGCCGTTATTCTTCAGGGCGAAGGCAAAGCGTTCTGTGCGGGGCTGGATTTCGGCACCGTCATGAAACAACCGGTCAAGCTACTTCGCAGCTTTACCAAATACGGCATCAAAAAAACCAATCTGTTTCAGGACGTCTGCTGGTGCTGGCGCGAACTGCCAATTCCGGTGATTGCGGTACTCCACGGCTACTGCTACGGCGGTGGCATGCAGATCGCCCTGGCTGCAGATTTCCGTATCACTACGGCGGATTGTGAAATGTCCATCATGGAAATCAAATGGGGCATGATCCCCGACATGACAGGTACGGTAACCCTTCGCGAGTTAGTCCCCATGGATGTGGCCAAAGAACTGACCATGACCGGGCGGCTGTTTAGTGGCGACGAAGCCAAAACCATGAACCTAGTCACCCGCGTGGCGGCGGATCCACTAGAAGAGGCCGAGAAGCTGGCTCAAGCCATCATAGGGCGCTCCCCAGATGCCATCAGTGCCAGCAAGGCCCTGTTTCAACAAAGTTGGAATGTACCGGAGGCCCAGGCGTTCGACGTGGAAAGCAAACTGCAGTTCAAACTGCTGCGTAGCAAAAACCAGCGCCGCGCTATGCAAGCTAACATGAAAAAAGAAACGCCCCAATTCGGCCCCCGCGAACGCGATTACTGA
- the gatB gene encoding Asp-tRNA(Asn)/Glu-tRNA(Gln) amidotransferase subunit GatB, protein MSWEIVIGLEVHVQLNTASKLFSGSKLSTGAEPNTQASLVDLGLPGTLPVVNREAVRKAALFGLAIDADICRHSVFERKNYFYPDLPKGYQTTQLAEPIVGAGTVEIQLDNGEKKSIRIHHAHLEEDAGKSLHEDFHGMTGIDLNRAGTPLIEIVSEPDMANAEEAVAFARKLHAIVTSIGICDGDMSQGNMRFDVNISVRKPGEPLGTRTETKNLNSFRFMEKAIALEVERQIDVLEDGGEIVQETRLYNGDTHTARSMRSKEDANDYRYFPCPDLLPVAITDADIEELKAAMPELPDSRKARFTNDYQLSEYDADLLSGSIATAAFFEAAAKSGGDAKLAANWVMGELAAKLNAEEKSITDSPVSAEQLGQLIARLKDGTISSKIAKQVFEACWAGEGNPDEIIEAKGLKQMSDTGELEKIVDDIIANNAAQADDYRNSDDAKKKKKIGFFVGQAMKATQGKANPQQLNKLLQEKLQ, encoded by the coding sequence ATGAGTTGGGAAATCGTCATCGGCCTGGAAGTCCACGTCCAGCTCAACACCGCCAGCAAACTGTTTTCCGGGAGCAAATTATCCACCGGCGCAGAACCGAACACTCAAGCCTCATTGGTCGACCTGGGCCTGCCCGGCACTCTGCCAGTGGTGAACAGGGAAGCGGTACGCAAGGCTGCTTTATTCGGCTTGGCCATTGATGCGGACATCTGCCGTCACAGCGTTTTTGAGCGGAAAAATTATTTTTATCCAGACCTACCCAAAGGCTACCAAACCACGCAGTTGGCCGAGCCTATTGTGGGTGCCGGCACCGTTGAAATTCAGCTTGATAACGGTGAGAAAAAAAGCATTCGCATCCACCATGCGCATCTAGAAGAAGATGCAGGCAAGTCTTTACACGAAGACTTCCATGGCATGACGGGCATCGATCTAAACCGCGCCGGCACCCCGCTGATTGAAATCGTCAGCGAGCCGGACATGGCCAACGCAGAAGAGGCCGTGGCCTTTGCTCGCAAGCTGCACGCTATCGTCACCTCCATTGGTATTTGCGATGGCGACATGTCCCAAGGCAACATGCGTTTTGATGTAAATATTTCTGTTCGCAAACCTGGCGAACCCCTGGGCACACGCACTGAAACCAAAAACCTCAATTCTTTCCGCTTCATGGAAAAGGCCATCGCCCTTGAAGTGGAACGGCAAATTGACGTTTTGGAAGACGGCGGAGAAATCGTTCAAGAAACCCGCCTATACAACGGCGACACGCATACCGCTCGCTCCATGCGCAGCAAGGAAGACGCCAATGACTATCGCTACTTCCCCTGCCCAGATCTGTTGCCAGTGGCCATTACCGATGCCGACATCGAAGAATTGAAAGCGGCCATGCCAGAGCTGCCTGATTCACGCAAAGCCCGTTTCACAAACGATTATCAGCTTTCTGAATACGATGCAGACCTGCTATCCGGCTCCATCGCTACTGCCGCTTTCTTTGAAGCGGCCGCAAAATCCGGCGGCGACGCCAAGCTGGCGGCAAACTGGGTGATGGGTGAGCTGGCCGCCAAGCTGAACGCCGAAGAAAAAAGCATAACCGACAGCCCAGTCAGTGCCGAGCAGCTTGGCCAGCTGATAGCACGTCTGAAAGACGGCACCATCAGTTCGAAAATTGCCAAGCAGGTATTTGAGGCCTGCTGGGCCGGTGAAGGTAATCCGGACGAGATTATCGAAGCCAAAGGCCTGAAACAGATGAGCGACACCGGCGAGCTGGAAAAAATTGTCGATGACATCATCGCCAACAATGCCGCTCAGGCAGACGACTACCGCAACTCTGATGATGCCAAGAAAAAGAAAAAAATCGGTTTCTTTGTGGGCCAGGCCATGAAAGCCACCCAAGGCAAAGCGAACCCGCAGCAATTGAACAAACTGTTGCAGGAGAAACTGCAATGA
- the gatA gene encoding Asp-tRNA(Asn)/Glu-tRNA(Gln) amidotransferase subunit GatA, producing the protein MHTKTLTELKAGLAAGDFSSRELTEHFLARIKQYDGELNSFVTVTEEQALAQADAADATLATNRASSSVSGLLTGLPIAHKDIFCTEGVRTSCGSKMLDNFIAPYTATVVEKMAAEGAVMLGKTNMDEFAMGSSNETSYYGPVKNPWDLERVPGGSSGGAAACLGARLAPAATGTDTGGSIRQPAALNNITGLKPTYGRVSRWGMIAFASSLDQAGPMAQSAEDCALMLQAMAGHDHRDSTSLNEKVGDYLGALKDDIRGLTIGIPEEFFPDTLDGAIADNSRDAIRELEKLGAKVVSVSLPSIKLSVPAYYVIAPAEASANLSRFDGVRFGHRCDDPQDLEDLYKRSRSEGFGDEVKRRILVGAYALSAGYYDAYYRRAQQVRSLIRDDFARAFEKVDVLMGPTAPETAFKLGAKKDDPVSMYMADVFTIGVNLAGLPALSMPTGFINGLPTGTQIIGNYFREGQILNVAHKYQQATDWHKQAPAFGGAQ; encoded by the coding sequence ATGCATACCAAAACCCTGACCGAACTCAAGGCTGGCCTAGCTGCCGGAGATTTTTCCTCCCGCGAGTTGACCGAACACTTCTTGGCCCGCATCAAACAGTATGACGGCGAACTCAACAGCTTTGTCACCGTGACCGAGGAACAAGCACTGGCCCAAGCGGATGCCGCCGATGCAACCCTTGCCACTAACCGTGCATCCTCCTCAGTGAGCGGCCTGCTCACCGGCCTGCCCATCGCCCACAAGGATATTTTCTGCACCGAGGGCGTGCGCACCAGCTGTGGCTCAAAAATGCTGGACAACTTTATTGCCCCCTACACCGCCACCGTGGTGGAAAAAATGGCGGCTGAAGGCGCCGTCATGCTGGGCAAGACCAACATGGACGAGTTCGCCATGGGCTCCTCCAATGAAACCAGTTACTACGGCCCAGTGAAAAACCCATGGGATCTAGAGCGGGTGCCTGGCGGCTCCTCCGGCGGCGCAGCCGCTTGCCTGGGCGCCCGCCTAGCGCCTGCTGCTACCGGCACCGACACCGGCGGCTCCATTCGCCAACCTGCGGCGCTGAATAACATCACCGGCCTCAAACCCACCTACGGGCGAGTCTCACGCTGGGGCATGATTGCCTTTGCTTCCAGCCTGGACCAAGCCGGCCCCATGGCCCAAAGCGCTGAAGACTGTGCGTTGATGCTGCAAGCCATGGCCGGCCACGATCACCGCGATTCCACCAGCCTCAACGAAAAGGTGGGCGATTATCTTGGCGCCCTTAAAGACGACATCCGCGGCCTGACCATTGGCATCCCGGAAGAGTTTTTCCCAGACACCCTGGATGGCGCTATCGCCGACAACAGCCGTGACGCGATCCGCGAACTGGAAAAACTCGGCGCAAAAGTAGTATCCGTCTCCTTACCCAGCATCAAGCTATCCGTACCAGCCTACTATGTGATTGCCCCGGCAGAAGCCAGTGCCAACCTTAGTCGTTTTGACGGTGTACGTTTCGGCCATCGATGTGATGACCCACAGGATCTGGAAGACCTGTACAAGCGCTCTCGCTCAGAAGGGTTTGGTGATGAAGTAAAACGGCGCATCTTAGTCGGCGCCTACGCGCTGTCCGCTGGTTACTACGACGCATACTATCGCCGCGCCCAACAAGTGCGCAGTTTAATCCGTGACGACTTTGCCCGCGCCTTTGAAAAAGTAGATGTGCTGATGGGACCCACAGCGCCTGAAACCGCCTTCAAGCTCGGAGCGAAGAAAGATGATCCGGTCAGCATGTACATGGCCGACGTGTTCACCATCGGCGTTAACTTAGCCGGCCTTCCTGCGCTGTCCATGCCCACGGGATTCATCAACGGCCTGCCCACCGGCACCCAGATCATCGGCAACTATTTCCGTGAAGGGCAAATTCTTAACGTGGCCCACAAATACCAGCAGGCCACAGACTGGCACAAACAAGCGCCAGCGTTTGGAGGTGCACAATGA
- the gatC gene encoding Asp-tRNA(Asn)/Glu-tRNA(Gln) amidotransferase subunit GatC: MAINSKVVAQVAHLARLKVDPQDSNALSDRLNDILAMVDQLQQADVDGVAPMAHPLDVTQPLRDDVVTEPNIRDKALAIAPAVENGCFLVPRVIE, translated from the coding sequence ATGGCCATTAATTCCAAGGTGGTTGCCCAGGTGGCCCATCTGGCACGTCTAAAAGTGGACCCCCAGGACAGCAACGCCCTGTCCGACCGTCTGAATGACATCCTCGCGATGGTAGACCAGCTGCAGCAGGCCGACGTGGACGGCGTGGCCCCCATGGCCCACCCGCTGGACGTTACTCAACCTTTGCGCGACGACGTAGTGACGGAACCCAACATCCGTGACAAGGCACTGGCCATTGCCCCGGCAGTTGAAAACGGCTGCTTCTTGGTTCCCCGGGTCATTGAATAA